A section of the Serratia liquefaciens ATCC 27592 genome encodes:
- a CDS encoding PTS transporter subunit EIIB, whose amino-acid sequence METHQLAASVLAAFGGAENLTKIRYCASRIRVELRDAGRLDRPGIEDLNGVKALLEVDTPRLTTEYQLVVGPGNARPLYQALVALTGEK is encoded by the coding sequence ATGGAAACACATCAGCTTGCAGCGTCGGTGCTGGCCGCCTTTGGCGGAGCGGAAAACCTGACCAAAATACGCTACTGCGCCAGCCGTATCAGGGTGGAACTGCGCGATGCCGGGCGGCTGGATCGACCGGGCATCGAAGACCTGAACGGTGTTAAAGCGCTGTTGGAGGTCGACACTCCACGTCTGACTACCGAATATCAGCTGGTGGTGGGGCCGGGCAATGCCCGACCGCTGTACCAGGCGCTGGTGGCGCTGACCGGCGAGAAGTAA
- a CDS encoding LysR family transcriptional regulator, with product MIVDKILRQFIEVAMFKNVSHAANKLCLSQPTLTHNMKKLEENLGVQLLERTSTGVKTTEYGDLLLEQAQMMQRIYDNTLIKLAFIKARQEQSLRMGTGHAWWYMFVRDSFNAYRKLHPLVNIHIDLGNHLRLMDLLLGGDIDLFIGHEIQGLNPKAGISFLPLFGTTDSMFVRRGHPLLGQTVGPDALLDYPCVELTPDESRYHHMVEDMQPKKLARNRLHLAERVICSTNSMMSAVDMINDSDAVLLSYPSCMAGYFADYGIEPLQLIQPGPRCTVGIYLMREKTDAPHVVQMQTLMQQHLEQIRPLLS from the coding sequence ATGATCGTGGACAAAATTCTGCGGCAGTTTATCGAAGTGGCGATGTTCAAAAATGTGAGTCATGCAGCAAACAAACTTTGCCTGAGCCAGCCGACGCTGACCCACAACATGAAGAAACTGGAAGAGAACCTCGGGGTACAGCTGCTGGAGCGAACCTCAACCGGGGTAAAAACCACCGAGTACGGCGATCTGCTGTTGGAGCAGGCGCAGATGATGCAGCGTATCTACGACAACACGCTGATCAAACTGGCATTTATCAAAGCACGTCAGGAGCAGAGCCTGCGTATGGGCACCGGTCATGCCTGGTGGTATATGTTTGTACGCGACAGCTTCAATGCCTACCGCAAGCTGCATCCGCTGGTGAATATCCATATCGATCTGGGCAACCACCTGCGCCTGATGGACCTGTTATTGGGCGGGGATATCGACTTGTTTATCGGCCATGAAATTCAGGGCCTGAACCCTAAAGCAGGCATCAGCTTTCTGCCGCTGTTTGGCACCACCGACAGTATGTTCGTGCGGCGCGGACACCCGCTGCTGGGACAAACGGTGGGCCCGGATGCGCTACTGGACTACCCCTGCGTTGAGCTGACGCCGGATGAAAGTCGTTATCATCATATGGTGGAAGATATGCAGCCGAAAAAGCTGGCGCGAAACCGTCTGCATCTGGCGGAGCGGGTAATTTGTTCGACCAATTCCATGATGTCGGCTGTAGACATGATCAACGATTCCGATGCGGTACTGCTGAGCTATCCCTCCTGTATGGCGGGTTATTTTGCGGATTACGGCATTGAACCCCTGCAGCTGATCCAGCCGGGACCACGTTGCACCGTCGGTATCTATCTGATGCGCGAAAAGACGGATGCCCCGCATGTGGTGCAGATGCAAACACTAATGCAGCAGCACCTGGAACAGATCCGCCCGCTGTTGTCGTAG
- a CDS encoding ABC transporter substrate-binding protein, translating to MRRLIPSMVAAALALMSGQVLADTLRMQCAPSKEGRQYCNEIKQRFEAQTGHTLEFIDLPPASDEKLSLFQQLFAAKDASAIDLFQADTVWIGVLNKHLLDLTDSVSDIKQDFFPAAWQNNVVNGRVKAVPAYLDSGALYYRKDLLEKYGEQPPETWADLTRVATHIQQAERAAGHKNFWGLVFQGKSYEGLTCNALEWVASQNGGSFIDAQGNITINNPQAAQALNMAAGWIGKITPKGTLGYMEEESRAVFQNGDALFMRNWPYAYVLAQDSSSAIRGKVGVMPLPKGADGHSVSALGGWQWAINGYTKHPEAAIALLKIVSDAESQKRALALLGQAPSRTALYDDPQVLAQAPYLADFKGIFAQAMPRPATQTKRQYAQVSRAIYNATFNVLRGDSDGVTAVADLQQRLERIKARGWR from the coding sequence ATGAGAAGATTGATACCGAGTATGGTTGCCGCCGCACTGGCGTTGATGTCCGGGCAAGTATTGGCCGACACGTTGCGTATGCAATGCGCGCCAAGCAAAGAAGGGCGCCAATACTGCAACGAGATCAAACAGCGCTTTGAGGCTCAGACTGGCCATACCCTGGAATTTATCGATCTGCCTCCTGCCTCCGATGAAAAGCTGTCGCTGTTCCAGCAACTGTTTGCCGCCAAAGACGCCAGCGCCATCGATCTGTTTCAGGCCGACACCGTATGGATCGGCGTATTGAACAAACACCTGCTGGATCTGACCGACAGCGTGAGCGACATCAAACAGGATTTCTTCCCCGCCGCCTGGCAAAACAACGTGGTTAATGGCCGGGTCAAAGCGGTGCCAGCCTATCTGGACAGCGGTGCGCTCTACTACCGCAAGGATCTGCTGGAGAAATACGGTGAACAACCGCCGGAGACCTGGGCCGATCTGACCCGCGTCGCAACCCACATTCAGCAAGCTGAGCGTGCCGCCGGCCACAAAAACTTTTGGGGGCTGGTGTTTCAGGGAAAATCTTATGAGGGGCTGACCTGCAACGCCCTGGAGTGGGTAGCGTCGCAAAACGGCGGCAGTTTTATTGATGCTCAGGGCAATATCACCATTAACAACCCGCAAGCGGCGCAAGCGCTGAATATGGCCGCCGGTTGGATTGGCAAAATCACGCCGAAAGGCACGCTTGGCTACATGGAAGAAGAGTCGCGGGCGGTATTCCAAAACGGCGATGCGCTGTTTATGCGCAATTGGCCCTACGCCTACGTGCTAGCGCAGGACAGTAGCAGCGCGATCCGCGGCAAAGTGGGTGTGATGCCGTTGCCGAAAGGGGCTGACGGCCATTCGGTCAGCGCGTTGGGCGGTTGGCAGTGGGCGATCAACGGCTATACCAAACACCCCGAGGCGGCCATCGCGCTGCTGAAAATCGTCAGCGATGCCGAATCGCAAAAAAGGGCGCTGGCGTTACTGGGTCAGGCTCCTTCGCGCACCGCGCTGTACGACGATCCGCAAGTATTGGCGCAGGCGCCTTATTTGGCAGATTTCAAGGGCATATTCGCGCAGGCCATGCCGCGCCCGGCCACTCAAACCAAACGGCAATACGCGCAGGTTTCCCGAGCCATCTACAACGCCACCTTTAACGTATTGCGCGGTGACAGTGACGGTGTCACCGCCGTGGCGGATTTACAGCAGCGACTGGAACGGATCAAAGCCAGAGGATGGCGCTGA